Proteins encoded by one window of Rhea pennata isolate bPtePen1 chromosome 11, bPtePen1.pri, whole genome shotgun sequence:
- the RPL36A gene encoding large ribosomal subunit protein eL42, protein MVNVPKTRRTYCKKCGKHQPHKVTQYKKGKDSLYAQGKRRYDRKQSGYGGQTKPIFRKKAKTTKKIVLRLECVEPNCRSKRMLAIKRCKHFELGGDKKRKGQVIQF, encoded by the exons ATG GTGAACGTCCCGAAAACGCGCCGCACCTACTGCAAGAAGTGCGGCAAGCACCAGCCCCACAAGGTGACGCAGTACAAGAAGGGCAAGGACTCGCTCTACGCCCAGG GGAAAAGACGCTACGATAGGAAGCAAAGTGGCTACGGCGGCCAGACGAAGCCCATCTTCCGCAAGAAG GCTAAGACCACAAAGAAGATAGTGCTAAGGCTGGAATGTGTGGAGCCCAATTGCAGGTCCAAGAGGATGCTGGCCATTAAGAGGTGTAAGCACTTTGAACTGGGAGGAGACAAGAAGAGAAAG ggCCAGGTGATCCAGTTCTAA